A single region of the Malus sylvestris chromosome 8, drMalSylv7.2, whole genome shotgun sequence genome encodes:
- the LOC126633573 gene encoding kinesin-like protein KIN-6 isoform X5, whose product MEINSPAPGPNTVTVRRNPHRRARPTPTPATAAREMQIPSSIAPGVRSFPTQEILSMDVAKTNPVAENLRVFLRIRPLVPCKLGDKTGGFGADQNPKPRLKNAWPQNPAKKKSAAGRSPQINRKIKEDVCIKVNTSHSVTLSPPLALQESNRTKTEVYEGFSHVFSSDSSQEEVYDKMVKPLVEEFLRGKSGMLAALGPSGSGKTHTVFGCPRQPGMVPLALQHIFNQTSGSISESSRSFFISIFEISSERGKGERLFDLSPNGGDLSMQQSTLRGLQEIPISDARQAESLIAQAMLKRATGMTNANSQSSRSQCIINIRAVADKCNGDDNNQANANDGVLTIVDLAGAEREKRTGNQGARLLESNFINNTSMVIGLCLRSLLEHQKNPKKPLQKHFQNSLLTKYLRDYLEGKKRMALILTVKSGEEDYRDTSYVLRQASPFMEIKYNYVEEPSNISYPKRHFQALSRTEQRKKMKVTDPDACTIEERKSIEAENALSKEGSVKSSGCVDSYQGERNHRIMQSFSKAIWNVLKQYKEKLKVADDEIQHLRQNLMTEHTRCLELEKELKDVQSCCSCSNREAVEVSLSGVGGQESSNLYEVKSLDVGEVSTLCLELENPNQQDHQTCERVSGSEHSATDLCESISVRLEDSYLSVDVAGFIVDSYQSLAMHRKDSCSSVELDDLLSEGHKESSKDISLNGYCNAVDLLDGESALDTSCQVLQTENLVEVASTGQCNGVDLLDCESGLDISCQAIQLKKSEDVPSTGHCNAVDLLDGESSLDTSCQALRMENLEEVASTGQSNGVDLLDCESGLDTSSQAIWLKKLEDVPSTGLYNSVDLLDGESALDTSCQVLQTENLVEVASTGQCNGVDLLDCESGLDTSCQAMQLKKSEDAPSTGHCIAVDLLDGESALDTCCQALQMENLEEVALTGQCNGVDLLDCESGLDTSCQAIRWEKSECVLSTGHYNVVSQLDCESGLDTSCQALQLEKSERRASPSSSPSPKDFSAVDVEDEIQKPRELLNFPTSPKVDLVSTKGCDVIEIPDSKPRESRVLDAKDEIQKPWELFNFPTSLKEDLVSTKGCNVIEIPDSEPRDSVVLDAKGEIEKPQTLLNVPTSLKEDLVSTKGRDAIDVTDSEPGVKISTKTEKPKRRLLPASSLLLRDFSALDIDDDEKPKRGKKKSGAVEERHRTQGSISLLRLLHRNLPS is encoded by the exons ATGGAGATCAACAGCCCAGCACCGGGTCCAAACACGGTGACGGTTCGCCGTAACCCTCACCGGAGGGCCAGGCCAACGCCAACGCCCGCCACAGCGGCTCGAGAAATGCAAATTCCGTCTTCAATTGCGCCCGGAGTACGATCTTTCCCAACCCAAGAAATCCTCTCCATGGACGTTGCTAAAACGAACCCTGTGGCCGAAAACCTTAGGGTTTTTCTGAGGATTCGGCCCCTTGTGCCGTGCAAGCTTGGGGACAAAACAGGCGGCTTCGGGGCGGATCAGAATCCGAAGCCGAGATTAAAAAATGCTTGGCCCCAAAACCCGGCGAAGAAGAAGTCGGCGGCCGGACGATCGCCGCAGATCAACAGAAAGATAAAGGAAGACGTCTGTATAAAGGTGAATACTTCTCATTCAGTGACGCTATCGCCGCCACTAGCACTGCAGGAATCTAACCGCACGAAGACTgaggtttatgaggggttttcCCACGTCTTCTCCTCTGATTCCTCTCAG GAAGAGGTGTATGATAAGATGGTGAAGCCTTTAGTAGAAGAATTTCTGAGGGGTAAGAGTGGGATGCTGGCTGCATTGGGGCCTAGTGGCTCGGGTAAGACGCATACGGTGTTTGGGTGCCCCAGGCAGCCGGGTATGGTTCCGCTTGCTCTTCAACATATCTTCAATCAGACTTCAGGGAGCATTTCTGAGTCTTCGAG ATCATTTTTCATATCGATCTTCGAGATAAGCTCTGAACGAGGCAAAGGAGAAAGGCTATTTGACTTATCTCCTAATGGCGGAGATTTAAGCATGCAACAATCAACCCTAAGAGGCTTGCAAGAG ATACCCATTTCTGATGCTAGACAGGCAGAGTCGTTAATTGCTCAGGCAATGCTAAAGCGTGCAACGGGAATGACAAATGCAAATAGCCAATCAAG CCGGTCACAGTGTATTATAAACATTCGCGCTGTTGCTGACAAGTGTAATGGAGACGACAATAATCAAGCAAATGCAAATGATGGTGTCCTCACTATTGTTGATCTTGCTGGAGcggaaagagaaaaaagaactgGAAATCAG ggAGCCAGATTGCTCGAAAGTAATTTCATCAACAATACATCAATGGTTATAGGCTTGTGCTTGAGA TCGTTACTCGAGCATCAGAAGAACCCTAAGAAGCCATTGCAGAAACACTTTCAGAACTCTTTG TTAACCAAGTATCTGCGAGATTATTTGGAAGGCAAGAAGAGGATGGCATTG ATTTTAACAGTCAAATCAGGAGAAGAGGATTATCGTGATACATCTTACGTGCTAAGACAAGCCTCACCTTTTATGGAGATCAA GTATAATTATGTTGAAGAACCATCAAATATCTCATACCCCAAAAGGCATTTCCAAGCTTTGTCTAGAACTGAGCAGCGCAAAAAAATGAAAGTTACCGATCCCGATGCTTGCACG ATTGAAGAACGCAAAAGCATTGAAGCTGAAAATGCACTATCCAAGGAAGGTTCTGTAAAAAGCAGTG GTTGCGTTGACTCCTATCAGGGAGAGAGAAACCATCGGATAATGCAGAGTTTTTCCAAAGCtatatggaatgttttgaaGCAGTATAAAGAAAAACTCAAG GTGGCAGATGACGAAATCCAACATCTCAGACAAAACCTCATGACTGAACATACAAGATGTCTTGAGCTTGAAAAGGAGCTCAAGGATGTCCAGTCCTGCTGTTCATGTTCCAACAGAGAAGCAGTTGAGGTCAGCTTGTCCGGAGTGGGTGGTCAAGAATCTAGCAATCTTTATGAG GTGAAAAGTTTGGATGTTGGTGAGGTGAGTACTTTATGCCTTGAACTTGAAAACCCAAATCAGCAAGATCATCAG ACATGTGAGAGAGTTTCCGGCAGTGAACATAGTGCCACGGATCTGTGTGAGTCTATATCTGTCAGACTGGAGGATAGTTATTTAAGTGTGGATGTAGCAG GTTTTATAGTGGACTCTTATCAGTCACTTGCCATGCATAGAAAGGATAGCTGCTCTTCTGTTGAACTGGACGACTTGCTTAGTGAGGGGCATAAG GAATCATCAAAAGATATTTCCTTAAATGGATATTGCAATGCTGTTGACCTGCTAGATGGTGAGAGTGCACTTGATACTTCTTGCCAAGTATTACAGACGGAGAACTTGGTGGAGGTTGCCTCTACTGGACAATGTAATGGTGTTGAC CTGCTGGATTGTGAGAGTGGCCTTGATATTTCTTGCCAAGCTATACAGTTGAAGAAATCGGAAGATGTCCCCTCTACTGGACATTGCAATGCTGTTGACCTGCTAGATGGTGAAAGTTCACTCGATACTTCTTGCCAAGCATTACGGATGGAGAACTTGGAGGAGGTTGCCTCTACTGGACAAAGTAATGGTGTTGACCTGCTAGATTGTGAGAGTGGCCTTGATACTTCTTCCCAAGCTATATGGTTGAAGAAATTGGAAGATGTCCCCTCTACTGGACTTTACAATTCTGTTGACCTGCTAGATGGTGAGAGTGCACTTGATACTTCTTGCCAAGTATTACAGACGGAGAACTTGGTGGAGGTTGCCTCTACTGGACAATGTAATGGTGTTGACCTGCTAGATTGTGAGAGTGGACTTGATACTTCTTGCCAAGCTATGCAATTGAAGAAATCGGAAGATGCCCCCTCTACTGGACATTGCATTGCTGTTGACCTGCTAGATGGTGAGAGTGCACTTGATACTTGTTGCCAAGCATTACAGATGGAGAACTTGGAGGAGGTTGCCTTGACTGGACAATGTAATGGTGTTGACCTGCTAGATTGTGAGAGTGGCCTTGATACCTCTTGCCAAGCTATACGGTGGGAGAAATCAGAATGTGTCCTCTCTACTGGACATTATAATGTTGTTAGCCAGCTAGATTGTGAGAGTGGACTTGATACTTCTTGCCAAGCTTTACAGTTGGAGAAATCGGAAAG GAGAGCTTCGCCTTCTTCATCTCCATCACCAAAGGATTTCAGTGCGGTGGATGTTGAGGATGAGATTCAGAAACCTCGG GAATTATTGAACTTTCCAACATCACCGAAGGTAGACCTTGTGTCAACTAAAGGGTGCGATGTTATTGAGATTCCAGACAGTAAACCAAGAGAGTCCCGCGTTTTGGATGCGAAGGATGAGATTCAGAAGCCTTGG GAATTATTCAACTTTCCAACATCTCTGAAGGAAGACCTTGTGTCAACTAAAGGGTGCAACGTTATTGAGATTCCTGACAGTGAACCAAGGGACTCCGTTGTTTTGGATGCGAAGGGTGAGATTGAGAAGCCACAG ACGTTATTAAATGTTCCTACATCACTGAAGGAAGACCTTGTGTCAACTAAAGGGCGCGACGCCATTGATGTTACTGACAGTGAACCGGGTGTTAAAATCTCTACAAAAACAGAGAAACCGAAAAG GAGACTTTTGCCTGCATCATCCTTATTACTAAGGGATTTCAGTGCTCTGGACATTGACGATGATGAGAAGCCAAAG CGTGGAAAGAAGAAATCAGGTGCTGTTGAAGAAAGGCACAGAACGCAGGGTAGCATCTCTCTTTTGCGTTTGCTCCACAGAAATCTTCCTAGTTAG
- the LOC126633573 gene encoding kinesin-like protein KIN-6 isoform X6, with translation MEINSPAPGPNTVTVRRNPHRRARPTPTPATAAREMQIPSSIAPGVRSFPTQEILSMDVAKTNPVAENLRVFLRIRPLVPCKLGDKTGGFGADQNPKPRLKNAWPQNPAKKKSAAGRSPQINRKIKEDVCIKVNTSHSVTLSPPLALQESNRTKTEVYEGFSHVFSSDSSQEEVYDKMVKPLVEEFLRGKSGMLAALGPSGSGKTHTVFGCPRQPGMVPLALQHIFNQTSGSISESSRSFFISIFEISSERGKGERLFDLSPNGGDLSMQQSTLRGLQEIPISDARQAESLIAQAMLKRATGMTNANSQSSRSQCIINIRAVADKCNGDDNNQANANDGVLTIVDLAGAEREKRTGNQGARLLESNFINNTSMVIGLCLRSLLEHQKNPKKPLQKHFQNSLLTKYLRDYLEGKKRMALILTVKSGEEDYRDTSYVLRQASPFMEIKYNYVEEPSNISYPKRHFQALSRTEQRKKMKVTDPDACTIEERKSIEAENALSKEGSVKSSGCVDSYQGERNHRIMQSFSKAIWNVLKQYKEKLKVADDEIQHLRQNLMTEHTRCLELEKELKDVQSCCSCSNREAVEVSLSGVGGQESSNLYEVKSLDVGEVSTLCLELENPNQQDHQTCERVSGSEHSATDLCESISVRLEDSYLSVDVAGFIVDSYQSLAMHRKDSCSSVELDDLLSEGHKESSKDISLNGYCNAVDLLDGESALDTSCQVLQTENLVEVASTGQCNGVDLLDCESGLDTSCQAMQLKKSEYAPSTGHCNAVDLVDGESLLNASCQALQTENLEEVASTGQSNGVDLLDCESGLDTSSQAIWLKKLEDVPSTGLYNSVDLLDGESALDTSCQVLQTENLVEVASTGQCNGVDLLDCESGLDTSCQAMQLKKSEDAPSTGHCIAVDLLDGESALDTCCQALQMENLEEVALTGQCNGVDLLDCESGLDTSCQAIRWEKSECVLSTGHYNVVSQLDCESGLDTSCQALQLEKSERRASPSSSPSPKDFSAVDVEDEIQKPRELLNFPTSPKVDLVSTKGCDVIEIPDSKPRESRVLDAKDEIQKPWELFNFPTSLKEDLVSTKGCNVIEIPDSEPRDSVVLDAKGEIEKPQTLLNVPTSLKEDLVSTKGRDAIDVTDSEPGVKISTKTEKPKRRLLPASSLLLRDFSALDIDDDEKPKRGKKKSGAVEERHRTQGSISLLRLLHRNLPS, from the exons ATGGAGATCAACAGCCCAGCACCGGGTCCAAACACGGTGACGGTTCGCCGTAACCCTCACCGGAGGGCCAGGCCAACGCCAACGCCCGCCACAGCGGCTCGAGAAATGCAAATTCCGTCTTCAATTGCGCCCGGAGTACGATCTTTCCCAACCCAAGAAATCCTCTCCATGGACGTTGCTAAAACGAACCCTGTGGCCGAAAACCTTAGGGTTTTTCTGAGGATTCGGCCCCTTGTGCCGTGCAAGCTTGGGGACAAAACAGGCGGCTTCGGGGCGGATCAGAATCCGAAGCCGAGATTAAAAAATGCTTGGCCCCAAAACCCGGCGAAGAAGAAGTCGGCGGCCGGACGATCGCCGCAGATCAACAGAAAGATAAAGGAAGACGTCTGTATAAAGGTGAATACTTCTCATTCAGTGACGCTATCGCCGCCACTAGCACTGCAGGAATCTAACCGCACGAAGACTgaggtttatgaggggttttcCCACGTCTTCTCCTCTGATTCCTCTCAG GAAGAGGTGTATGATAAGATGGTGAAGCCTTTAGTAGAAGAATTTCTGAGGGGTAAGAGTGGGATGCTGGCTGCATTGGGGCCTAGTGGCTCGGGTAAGACGCATACGGTGTTTGGGTGCCCCAGGCAGCCGGGTATGGTTCCGCTTGCTCTTCAACATATCTTCAATCAGACTTCAGGGAGCATTTCTGAGTCTTCGAG ATCATTTTTCATATCGATCTTCGAGATAAGCTCTGAACGAGGCAAAGGAGAAAGGCTATTTGACTTATCTCCTAATGGCGGAGATTTAAGCATGCAACAATCAACCCTAAGAGGCTTGCAAGAG ATACCCATTTCTGATGCTAGACAGGCAGAGTCGTTAATTGCTCAGGCAATGCTAAAGCGTGCAACGGGAATGACAAATGCAAATAGCCAATCAAG CCGGTCACAGTGTATTATAAACATTCGCGCTGTTGCTGACAAGTGTAATGGAGACGACAATAATCAAGCAAATGCAAATGATGGTGTCCTCACTATTGTTGATCTTGCTGGAGcggaaagagaaaaaagaactgGAAATCAG ggAGCCAGATTGCTCGAAAGTAATTTCATCAACAATACATCAATGGTTATAGGCTTGTGCTTGAGA TCGTTACTCGAGCATCAGAAGAACCCTAAGAAGCCATTGCAGAAACACTTTCAGAACTCTTTG TTAACCAAGTATCTGCGAGATTATTTGGAAGGCAAGAAGAGGATGGCATTG ATTTTAACAGTCAAATCAGGAGAAGAGGATTATCGTGATACATCTTACGTGCTAAGACAAGCCTCACCTTTTATGGAGATCAA GTATAATTATGTTGAAGAACCATCAAATATCTCATACCCCAAAAGGCATTTCCAAGCTTTGTCTAGAACTGAGCAGCGCAAAAAAATGAAAGTTACCGATCCCGATGCTTGCACG ATTGAAGAACGCAAAAGCATTGAAGCTGAAAATGCACTATCCAAGGAAGGTTCTGTAAAAAGCAGTG GTTGCGTTGACTCCTATCAGGGAGAGAGAAACCATCGGATAATGCAGAGTTTTTCCAAAGCtatatggaatgttttgaaGCAGTATAAAGAAAAACTCAAG GTGGCAGATGACGAAATCCAACATCTCAGACAAAACCTCATGACTGAACATACAAGATGTCTTGAGCTTGAAAAGGAGCTCAAGGATGTCCAGTCCTGCTGTTCATGTTCCAACAGAGAAGCAGTTGAGGTCAGCTTGTCCGGAGTGGGTGGTCAAGAATCTAGCAATCTTTATGAG GTGAAAAGTTTGGATGTTGGTGAGGTGAGTACTTTATGCCTTGAACTTGAAAACCCAAATCAGCAAGATCATCAG ACATGTGAGAGAGTTTCCGGCAGTGAACATAGTGCCACGGATCTGTGTGAGTCTATATCTGTCAGACTGGAGGATAGTTATTTAAGTGTGGATGTAGCAG GTTTTATAGTGGACTCTTATCAGTCACTTGCCATGCATAGAAAGGATAGCTGCTCTTCTGTTGAACTGGACGACTTGCTTAGTGAGGGGCATAAG GAATCATCAAAAGATATTTCCTTAAATGGATATTGCAATGCTGTTGACCTGCTAGATGGTGAGAGTGCACTTGATACTTCTTGCCAAGTATTACAGACGGAGAACTTGGTGGAGGTTGCCTCTACTGGACAATGTAATGGTGTTGACCTGCTAGATTGTGAGAGTGGACTTGATACTTCTTGCCAAGCTATGCAATTGAAGAAATCGGAATATGCCCCCTCTACTGGACATTGCAATGCTGTTGACCTGGTAGATGGTGAGAGTTTACTCAATGCTTCTTGCCAAGCATTACAGACGGAGAACTTGGAGGAG GTTGCCTCTACTGGACAAAGTAATGGTGTTGACCTGCTAGATTGTGAGAGTGGCCTTGATACTTCTTCCCAAGCTATATGGTTGAAGAAATTGGAAGATGTCCCCTCTACTGGACTTTACAATTCTGTTGACCTGCTAGATGGTGAGAGTGCACTTGATACTTCTTGCCAAGTATTACAGACGGAGAACTTGGTGGAGGTTGCCTCTACTGGACAATGTAATGGTGTTGACCTGCTAGATTGTGAGAGTGGACTTGATACTTCTTGCCAAGCTATGCAATTGAAGAAATCGGAAGATGCCCCCTCTACTGGACATTGCATTGCTGTTGACCTGCTAGATGGTGAGAGTGCACTTGATACTTGTTGCCAAGCATTACAGATGGAGAACTTGGAGGAGGTTGCCTTGACTGGACAATGTAATGGTGTTGACCTGCTAGATTGTGAGAGTGGCCTTGATACCTCTTGCCAAGCTATACGGTGGGAGAAATCAGAATGTGTCCTCTCTACTGGACATTATAATGTTGTTAGCCAGCTAGATTGTGAGAGTGGACTTGATACTTCTTGCCAAGCTTTACAGTTGGAGAAATCGGAAAG GAGAGCTTCGCCTTCTTCATCTCCATCACCAAAGGATTTCAGTGCGGTGGATGTTGAGGATGAGATTCAGAAACCTCGG GAATTATTGAACTTTCCAACATCACCGAAGGTAGACCTTGTGTCAACTAAAGGGTGCGATGTTATTGAGATTCCAGACAGTAAACCAAGAGAGTCCCGCGTTTTGGATGCGAAGGATGAGATTCAGAAGCCTTGG GAATTATTCAACTTTCCAACATCTCTGAAGGAAGACCTTGTGTCAACTAAAGGGTGCAACGTTATTGAGATTCCTGACAGTGAACCAAGGGACTCCGTTGTTTTGGATGCGAAGGGTGAGATTGAGAAGCCACAG ACGTTATTAAATGTTCCTACATCACTGAAGGAAGACCTTGTGTCAACTAAAGGGCGCGACGCCATTGATGTTACTGACAGTGAACCGGGTGTTAAAATCTCTACAAAAACAGAGAAACCGAAAAG GAGACTTTTGCCTGCATCATCCTTATTACTAAGGGATTTCAGTGCTCTGGACATTGACGATGATGAGAAGCCAAAG CGTGGAAAGAAGAAATCAGGTGCTGTTGAAGAAAGGCACAGAACGCAGGGTAGCATCTCTCTTTTGCGTTTGCTCCACAGAAATCTTCCTAGTTAG
- the LOC126633573 gene encoding kinesin-like protein KIN-6 isoform X10, which translates to MEINSPAPGPNTVTVRRNPHRRARPTPTPATAAREMQIPSSIAPGVRSFPTQEILSMDVAKTNPVAENLRVFLRIRPLVPCKLGDKTGGFGADQNPKPRLKNAWPQNPAKKKSAAGRSPQINRKIKEDVCIKVNTSHSVTLSPPLALQESNRTKTEVYEGFSHVFSSDSSQEEVYDKMVKPLVEEFLRGKSGMLAALGPSGSGKTHTVFGCPRQPGMVPLALQHIFNQTSGSISESSRSFFISIFEISSERGKGERLFDLSPNGGDLSMQQSTLRGLQEIPISDARQAESLIAQAMLKRATGMTNANSQSSRSQCIINIRAVADKCNGDDNNQANANDGVLTIVDLAGAEREKRTGNQGARLLESNFINNTSMVIGLCLRSLLEHQKNPKKPLQKHFQNSLLTKYLRDYLEGKKRMALILTVKSGEEDYRDTSYVLRQASPFMEIKYNYVEEPSNISYPKRHFQALSRTEQRKKMKVTDPDACTIEERKSIEAENALSKEGSVKSSGCVDSYQGERNHRIMQSFSKAIWNVLKQYKEKLKVADDEIQHLRQNLMTEHTRCLELEKELKDVQSCCSCSNREAVEVSLSGVGGQESSNLYEVKSLDVGEVSTLCLELENPNQQDHQTCERVSGSEHSATDLCESISVRLEDSYLSVDVAGFIVDSYQSLAMHRKDSCSSVELDDLLSEGHKESSKDISLNGYCNAVDLLDGESALDTSCQVLQTENLVEVASTGQCNGVDLLDCESGLDTSCQAMQLKKSEYAPSTGHCNAVDLVDGESLLNASCQALQTENLEEVALTGQGNGVDLLDCESGLDTCRAIRLTKSEDVPSTGHCNAVDLLDGESALDTFCQALQTENLEEVALTGQCNGVDLLDCESGLDTSCQAIRWEKSECVLSTGHYNVVSQLDCESGLDTSCQALQLEKSERRASPSSSPSPKDFSAVDVEDEIQKPRELLNFPTSPKVDLVSTKGCDVIEIPDSKPRESRVLDAKDEIQKPWELFNFPTSLKEDLVSTKGCNVIEIPDSEPRDSVVLDAKGEIEKPQTLLNVPTSLKEDLVSTKGRDAIDVTDSEPGVKISTKTEKPKRRLLPASSLLLRDFSALDIDDDEKPKRGKKKSGAVEERHRTQGSISLLRLLHRNLPS; encoded by the exons ATGGAGATCAACAGCCCAGCACCGGGTCCAAACACGGTGACGGTTCGCCGTAACCCTCACCGGAGGGCCAGGCCAACGCCAACGCCCGCCACAGCGGCTCGAGAAATGCAAATTCCGTCTTCAATTGCGCCCGGAGTACGATCTTTCCCAACCCAAGAAATCCTCTCCATGGACGTTGCTAAAACGAACCCTGTGGCCGAAAACCTTAGGGTTTTTCTGAGGATTCGGCCCCTTGTGCCGTGCAAGCTTGGGGACAAAACAGGCGGCTTCGGGGCGGATCAGAATCCGAAGCCGAGATTAAAAAATGCTTGGCCCCAAAACCCGGCGAAGAAGAAGTCGGCGGCCGGACGATCGCCGCAGATCAACAGAAAGATAAAGGAAGACGTCTGTATAAAGGTGAATACTTCTCATTCAGTGACGCTATCGCCGCCACTAGCACTGCAGGAATCTAACCGCACGAAGACTgaggtttatgaggggttttcCCACGTCTTCTCCTCTGATTCCTCTCAG GAAGAGGTGTATGATAAGATGGTGAAGCCTTTAGTAGAAGAATTTCTGAGGGGTAAGAGTGGGATGCTGGCTGCATTGGGGCCTAGTGGCTCGGGTAAGACGCATACGGTGTTTGGGTGCCCCAGGCAGCCGGGTATGGTTCCGCTTGCTCTTCAACATATCTTCAATCAGACTTCAGGGAGCATTTCTGAGTCTTCGAG ATCATTTTTCATATCGATCTTCGAGATAAGCTCTGAACGAGGCAAAGGAGAAAGGCTATTTGACTTATCTCCTAATGGCGGAGATTTAAGCATGCAACAATCAACCCTAAGAGGCTTGCAAGAG ATACCCATTTCTGATGCTAGACAGGCAGAGTCGTTAATTGCTCAGGCAATGCTAAAGCGTGCAACGGGAATGACAAATGCAAATAGCCAATCAAG CCGGTCACAGTGTATTATAAACATTCGCGCTGTTGCTGACAAGTGTAATGGAGACGACAATAATCAAGCAAATGCAAATGATGGTGTCCTCACTATTGTTGATCTTGCTGGAGcggaaagagaaaaaagaactgGAAATCAG ggAGCCAGATTGCTCGAAAGTAATTTCATCAACAATACATCAATGGTTATAGGCTTGTGCTTGAGA TCGTTACTCGAGCATCAGAAGAACCCTAAGAAGCCATTGCAGAAACACTTTCAGAACTCTTTG TTAACCAAGTATCTGCGAGATTATTTGGAAGGCAAGAAGAGGATGGCATTG ATTTTAACAGTCAAATCAGGAGAAGAGGATTATCGTGATACATCTTACGTGCTAAGACAAGCCTCACCTTTTATGGAGATCAA GTATAATTATGTTGAAGAACCATCAAATATCTCATACCCCAAAAGGCATTTCCAAGCTTTGTCTAGAACTGAGCAGCGCAAAAAAATGAAAGTTACCGATCCCGATGCTTGCACG ATTGAAGAACGCAAAAGCATTGAAGCTGAAAATGCACTATCCAAGGAAGGTTCTGTAAAAAGCAGTG GTTGCGTTGACTCCTATCAGGGAGAGAGAAACCATCGGATAATGCAGAGTTTTTCCAAAGCtatatggaatgttttgaaGCAGTATAAAGAAAAACTCAAG GTGGCAGATGACGAAATCCAACATCTCAGACAAAACCTCATGACTGAACATACAAGATGTCTTGAGCTTGAAAAGGAGCTCAAGGATGTCCAGTCCTGCTGTTCATGTTCCAACAGAGAAGCAGTTGAGGTCAGCTTGTCCGGAGTGGGTGGTCAAGAATCTAGCAATCTTTATGAG GTGAAAAGTTTGGATGTTGGTGAGGTGAGTACTTTATGCCTTGAACTTGAAAACCCAAATCAGCAAGATCATCAG ACATGTGAGAGAGTTTCCGGCAGTGAACATAGTGCCACGGATCTGTGTGAGTCTATATCTGTCAGACTGGAGGATAGTTATTTAAGTGTGGATGTAGCAG GTTTTATAGTGGACTCTTATCAGTCACTTGCCATGCATAGAAAGGATAGCTGCTCTTCTGTTGAACTGGACGACTTGCTTAGTGAGGGGCATAAG GAATCATCAAAAGATATTTCCTTAAATGGATATTGCAATGCTGTTGACCTGCTAGATGGTGAGAGTGCACTTGATACTTCTTGCCAAGTATTACAGACGGAGAACTTGGTGGAGGTTGCCTCTACTGGACAATGTAATGGTGTTGACCTGCTAGATTGTGAGAGTGGACTTGATACTTCTTGCCAAGCTATGCAATTGAAGAAATCGGAATATGCCCCCTCTACTGGACATTGCAATGCTGTTGACCTGGTAGATGGTGAGAGTTTACTCAATGCTTCTTGCCAAGCATTACAGACGGAGAACTTGGAGGAGGTTGCCTTGACTGGACAAGGTAATGGTGTTGACCTGCTAGATTGTGAGAGTGGCCTTGATACTTGCCGAGCTATACGGTTGACGAAATCGGAAGATGTCCCCTCTACTGGACATTGCAATGCTGTTGACCTGCTAGATGGTGAGAGTGCACTCGATACTTTTTGCCAAGCATTACAGACGGAGAACTTGGAGGAG GTTGCCTTGACTGGACAATGTAATGGTGTTGACCTGCTAGATTGTGAGAGTGGCCTTGATACCTCTTGCCAAGCTATACGGTGGGAGAAATCAGAATGTGTCCTCTCTACTGGACATTATAATGTTGTTAGCCAGCTAGATTGTGAGAGTGGACTTGATACTTCTTGCCAAGCTTTACAGTTGGAGAAATCGGAAAG GAGAGCTTCGCCTTCTTCATCTCCATCACCAAAGGATTTCAGTGCGGTGGATGTTGAGGATGAGATTCAGAAACCTCGG GAATTATTGAACTTTCCAACATCACCGAAGGTAGACCTTGTGTCAACTAAAGGGTGCGATGTTATTGAGATTCCAGACAGTAAACCAAGAGAGTCCCGCGTTTTGGATGCGAAGGATGAGATTCAGAAGCCTTGG GAATTATTCAACTTTCCAACATCTCTGAAGGAAGACCTTGTGTCAACTAAAGGGTGCAACGTTATTGAGATTCCTGACAGTGAACCAAGGGACTCCGTTGTTTTGGATGCGAAGGGTGAGATTGAGAAGCCACAG ACGTTATTAAATGTTCCTACATCACTGAAGGAAGACCTTGTGTCAACTAAAGGGCGCGACGCCATTGATGTTACTGACAGTGAACCGGGTGTTAAAATCTCTACAAAAACAGAGAAACCGAAAAG GAGACTTTTGCCTGCATCATCCTTATTACTAAGGGATTTCAGTGCTCTGGACATTGACGATGATGAGAAGCCAAAG CGTGGAAAGAAGAAATCAGGTGCTGTTGAAGAAAGGCACAGAACGCAGGGTAGCATCTCTCTTTTGCGTTTGCTCCACAGAAATCTTCCTAGTTAG